The following coding sequences are from one Microbacterium sp. SORGH_AS_0969 window:
- the rsmH gene encoding 16S rRNA (cytosine(1402)-N(4))-methyltransferase RsmH, with translation MDIRDIHTPVLLERCAELLAPALQRPDAVFVDGTLGMGGHSEAFLERFPTARLIGLDRDTDALRIAGERLARFGDRVTLVHTVYDGIAEAVASAGVDKVDGILFDLGVSSLQLDEASRGFAYAQDAPLDMRMDQTTGVTAAEVLATYGEGDLRRIFERYGEEKLAGRYARAIIAARANAPLERSGQLVDVLQAATPAAVLRERHPAKRVFQALRIEVNAELSVLERTIPAALKVLGVGGRIVVLSYQSLEDRLVKRVFAEATASTAPRGLPVELPEHAPKFRLLVRGAELASDEERAVNPRATPVRLRAAERIQEDA, from the coding sequence ATGGACATCCGCGACATCCACACCCCCGTCCTCCTCGAGCGGTGCGCCGAGCTGTTGGCTCCGGCCCTCCAGCGACCGGATGCCGTCTTCGTCGACGGCACGCTGGGCATGGGCGGGCACTCCGAGGCGTTCCTCGAGCGCTTCCCGACCGCGCGCCTCATCGGCCTGGACCGCGACACGGACGCGCTGCGCATCGCGGGGGAGCGTCTGGCGCGCTTCGGCGACCGCGTCACCCTCGTCCACACCGTGTACGACGGGATCGCGGAGGCCGTGGCATCCGCGGGTGTCGACAAGGTCGACGGCATCCTGTTCGACCTCGGCGTGTCCTCGCTCCAGCTCGACGAGGCCTCGCGCGGCTTCGCCTACGCGCAGGACGCCCCGCTCGACATGCGCATGGACCAGACGACGGGCGTCACGGCGGCCGAGGTGCTCGCGACCTACGGCGAGGGCGATCTGCGCCGGATCTTCGAGCGCTACGGCGAGGAGAAGCTCGCCGGACGCTACGCGCGCGCCATCATCGCCGCGCGCGCGAACGCCCCGCTCGAGCGGTCGGGTCAGCTGGTCGACGTGCTGCAGGCGGCCACGCCCGCCGCCGTCCTGCGCGAGCGGCACCCGGCCAAGCGCGTCTTCCAGGCCCTGCGCATCGAGGTCAACGCCGAGCTGTCGGTGCTCGAGCGCACCATCCCCGCCGCCCTGAAGGTGCTGGGCGTGGGCGGGCGCATCGTCGTGCTGTCGTACCAGTCGCTCGAGGACCGGCTGGTCAAGCGCGTGTTCGCCGAGGCCACGGCATCCACGGCTCCCCGTGGTCTTCCGGTCGAGCTTCCCGAGCACGCGCCCAAGTTCCGCCTCCTCGTGCGCGGAGCCGAACTCGCCAGTGACGAAGAACGCGCGGTCAACCCCCGCGCCACCCCCGTGCGTCTGCGTGCGGCCGAGCGAATCCAGGAGGACGCATGA
- the mraZ gene encoding division/cell wall cluster transcriptional repressor MraZ: protein MLLGTHTPKLDDKGRVILPAKFRDDLGAGVVITRGQDRCLYVFSTEEFERVHERIREAPLSNKQARDFLRMFLSGASAEKPDSQNRITVPPALRAYAGLGRELVVTGVGAHAEIWDAEAWNSYAESNEETYAEMEQEVIPGLF, encoded by the coding sequence ATGCTGCTCGGTACGCACACCCCCAAGCTCGACGACAAGGGTCGGGTCATCCTGCCGGCGAAGTTCCGTGACGATCTCGGCGCCGGAGTGGTGATCACCCGGGGGCAGGACCGCTGCCTCTACGTGTTCAGCACCGAGGAGTTCGAGCGCGTGCACGAGCGGATCCGCGAGGCTCCGCTGAGCAACAAGCAGGCCCGCGACTTCCTGCGCATGTTCCTCTCGGGGGCCAGCGCCGAGAAGCCCGACAGCCAGAACCGCATCACCGTGCCCCCGGCTCTCCGCGCCTATGCCGGTCTCGGTCGCGAACTGGTCGTCACGGGTGTCGGCGCCCACGCCGAGATCTGGGACGCCGAGGCGTGGAACTCCTACGCCGAGAGCAACGAAGAGACGTACGCCGAGATGGAGCAGGAGGTGATCCCGGGACTCTTCTGA
- a CDS encoding DUF3040 domain-containing protein, whose protein sequence is MPLSEQEQRLLDEMERHLMSHDADVVTAPGRALSYRNIVYGSILVLAGLGALVAGVSIGFNTGFLGIAIGVLGFVLMVSGVVLAVTPMKGSSRAASASPSAARAPRASGASFMDRMNDRWDRRNEER, encoded by the coding sequence ATGCCACTCTCCGAACAGGAGCAGCGTCTGCTAGACGAGATGGAGCGCCATCTCATGAGTCACGACGCCGATGTCGTCACTGCCCCCGGACGCGCCCTCAGTTACCGCAACATCGTGTACGGATCCATCCTCGTGCTGGCTGGCCTCGGTGCTCTGGTCGCGGGCGTCTCGATCGGTTTCAACACCGGGTTCCTCGGTATCGCGATCGGTGTCCTCGGGTTCGTCCTCATGGTCAGCGGGGTCGTCCTCGCGGTCACGCCGATGAAGGGCTCGAGTCGCGCGGCCTCGGCGTCTCCCTCCGCTGCTCGCGCACCCCGCGCGTCCGGCGCGTCCTTCATGGATCGCATGAACGATCGGTGGGACCGCCGCAACGAGGAGCGCTAA
- a CDS encoding polyprenyl synthetase family protein → MVTSPEPIEAVSQRLDKFLSDQLSYASSLGPEAETMSRAGAASLRGGKRLRARFCLTGWRAVIESSGSRDTSPTPAAVSVAAALEIFQAAALVHDDIIDNSDTRRGQPAAHRALEAAHAAAGWTGDAAMFGRSGAVLLGDLLVAWSDDLLEEALADQSTAAATRRFYAHMRRDVTIGQFLDVAEESAYAVYPDEEHAERALRVASYKSARYSIQKPLEIGAAFAGADDEQLDALGRFGHDVGMAFQLRDDVLGVFGDTAVTGKPVGDDLREGKRTVLVAFAREALPAPARRTVDELLGDAELDAAQISALQNTIVDTGALARTEELIADYSRRADRALSGARLGNAAVGELRDLAQAATQRSS, encoded by the coding sequence GTGGTGACCTCCCCGGAACCGATCGAAGCTGTTTCCCAGCGACTCGACAAGTTCCTTTCTGACCAGCTATCGTACGCCTCCTCACTGGGGCCGGAGGCGGAGACGATGAGCCGCGCCGGCGCGGCATCGCTGCGCGGCGGCAAGCGCCTGAGGGCCCGATTCTGTCTCACCGGCTGGCGCGCGGTCATCGAGTCGTCGGGGTCGCGCGACACGAGCCCCACCCCCGCGGCGGTCTCGGTCGCCGCGGCCCTCGAGATCTTCCAGGCGGCGGCGCTCGTCCACGACGACATCATCGACAACTCCGACACCCGGCGCGGACAGCCCGCCGCGCACCGCGCGCTCGAAGCGGCGCACGCGGCGGCGGGATGGACCGGCGACGCCGCGATGTTCGGACGCTCCGGCGCGGTGCTGCTCGGCGACCTGTTGGTGGCGTGGAGCGACGACCTGCTCGAGGAGGCCCTCGCGGATCAGTCCACGGCTGCGGCGACGCGACGGTTCTACGCGCACATGCGCCGCGACGTCACGATCGGTCAGTTCCTCGACGTCGCGGAGGAGTCGGCATACGCCGTGTATCCCGATGAGGAGCACGCCGAACGCGCGCTGCGCGTGGCGTCCTACAAGTCGGCGCGGTACAGCATTCAGAAGCCGCTCGAGATCGGCGCCGCCTTCGCCGGCGCGGACGACGAGCAGCTCGACGCGCTCGGGCGCTTCGGACACGACGTCGGGATGGCGTTCCAGCTGCGCGACGACGTGCTCGGAGTCTTCGGTGACACGGCCGTGACCGGCAAGCCCGTCGGAGACGACCTCCGAGAGGGGAAACGGACCGTGCTCGTCGCTTTCGCCCGCGAGGCACTGCCCGCCCCGGCCCGACGGACCGTGGACGAGCTCCTCGGCGACGCCGAGCTGGATGCGGCGCAGATCAGCGCTCTGCAGAACACGATCGTCGACACGGGCGCGCTCGCCCGCACCGAGGAACTGATCGCCGACTACTCACGACGCGCAGACCGGGCCCTGTCCGGCGCCCGGCTCGGCAACGCCGCGGTCGGCGAGCTTCGCGATCTCGCCCAGGCTGCCACGCAGCGCTCGTCCTGA
- a CDS encoding Rv2175c family DNA-binding protein: MSDTPRYETAWLTIPDLVEVLGESHGRVRRLLDEHYLVGSRRDGVLRIPSVFVVDGRPLPALRGTIIVLHDAGFDEDETIDWLLTPEDTIGVAPIEALLAGRKSEVRRVAATLA; encoded by the coding sequence GTGAGCGATACACCCCGTTACGAAACCGCGTGGCTGACCATCCCCGATCTCGTCGAGGTGCTGGGCGAGTCGCATGGACGTGTCCGTCGTCTGCTCGACGAGCACTACCTCGTCGGTTCGCGTCGCGATGGCGTGCTGCGCATCCCCTCGGTCTTCGTCGTCGACGGCCGTCCCCTGCCGGCGCTGCGGGGGACGATCATCGTCCTGCACGATGCCGGTTTCGACGAGGACGAGACCATCGACTGGCTGCTCACCCCCGAAGACACCATCGGCGTCGCCCCGATCGAAGCGCTCCTGGCGGGGCGTAAGAGCGAGGTGCGACGGGTCGCAGCGACGCTCGCCTGA
- a CDS encoding LysM peptidoglycan-binding domain-containing protein, whose protein sequence is MRRLPSPTLPARATVIWPAAVVGTIALALTGESTAHATPPAPLAALPPAPATLGQIPVLASAADAPATHTVEPGDTVWDIAQRYGLDVAALQAANGLAADSVIRPGQVLILGGAAPQPATPAPEPAQVTYEVTAGDTVSAIASAHGISTDAVLSANGLTRDSIIYPGEVLQIPSAAAPGPASAGPALAPGLDAEQSENARLIIRIGRELGVSDRGILIALGTAMQESWLRNLDWGDRDSLGLFQQRPSTGWGTPEQILDRERSIRVFYGGPADPNGSDTRGLLDITGWEDLPYADAAQAVQISAYPDRYAQWEQPATTWLAVLG, encoded by the coding sequence ATGCGACGACTCCCCTCCCCCACGCTGCCCGCGCGCGCCACCGTGATCTGGCCCGCAGCGGTCGTCGGCACGATCGCCCTCGCCCTCACCGGCGAGAGCACCGCCCACGCGACGCCTCCGGCGCCGCTCGCAGCGCTCCCTCCCGCTCCGGCGACCCTCGGTCAGATCCCCGTGCTCGCCTCCGCGGCGGACGCACCCGCGACCCACACCGTCGAACCCGGAGATACCGTCTGGGACATCGCGCAACGGTACGGCCTCGACGTCGCCGCTCTCCAAGCGGCCAACGGTCTCGCCGCCGACAGCGTCATCCGCCCCGGTCAGGTGCTCATCCTCGGCGGCGCGGCACCCCAACCGGCCACTCCCGCCCCCGAACCCGCCCAGGTCACGTACGAAGTGACCGCGGGCGACACCGTCTCGGCGATCGCCTCGGCCCACGGCATCTCGACCGACGCCGTCCTGTCCGCCAACGGGCTGACCCGCGACTCGATCATCTACCCCGGCGAAGTGCTGCAGATTCCGTCCGCGGCTGCACCCGGCCCGGCATCCGCGGGCCCGGCGCTCGCGCCCGGTCTCGATGCGGAACAGTCCGAGAACGCCCGACTCATCATCCGCATCGGGCGCGAGCTCGGCGTGTCCGACCGCGGCATCCTGATCGCCCTCGGCACAGCGATGCAGGAGTCGTGGCTGCGAAACCTCGACTGGGGCGATCGAGATTCCCTCGGCCTGTTCCAGCAGCGCCCGAGCACGGGCTGGGGCACGCCCGAACAGATCCTCGATCGGGAGCGATCCATCCGCGTTTTCTATGGCGGACCGGCAGACCCGAACGGCTCCGACACGCGCGGGCTCCTCGACATCACCGGGTGGGAGGATCTGCCGTACGCCGACGCCGCGCAGGCGGTGCAGATCTCGGCCTACCCCGACCGATACGCCCAGTGGGAGCAGCCCGCGACCACGTGGCTCGCCGTTCTGGGCTGA
- the pknB gene encoding Stk1 family PASTA domain-containing Ser/Thr kinase translates to MSTSQQADPLIGRLVDGRYRVRARIARGGMATVYVATDLRLERRVALKVMHGHLSDDTVFQSRFIQEARSAARLSDPHVVNVFDQGQDGEMAYLVMEYLPGITLRELLREHKRLTVDQTLTIMDAILSGLAAAHRAGIVHRDVKPENVLLAEDGRIKIGDFGLARATTANTASGAQLMGTIAYLAPELVTRGTADARSDIYSLGIMLYEMLAGEQPYKGEQPMQIAYQHATDSVPRPSAKNPAVPEQLDELVLWSTEREPDDRPVDAGVMLQRLREVEKELGLAPQVARAVSVGTVGPATAAESRELTKVLPQTATIPDAPTEDADNATRLRAKTRRRTARGIWLLLLVLVLAGGSATAGWYFGSGPGSLVEVPDVSQRSYADAEALLAQNQLLAQSQDVNDREIPAGTTVGSDPTAGSRLDKDTVVTVFVSAGPATHQIPELQGKSLNEVQGILESVYVGVTSVAQEFTDAGPDTVLSASITPRSGGDAIDCTGGCTIYEGDAASLTTSLGPVPDVAGLKTADAESKLQSVGLKTTTSEEYSNSVGSGTVIAIGDRDGGGNWRPGDTVTLRVSIGPKPVMIPENIVGMTIREAVSTLENLGFEVNAGIDDGTLPLGFKYWDIYKVRSSNPKAGTTAPQGSTVTLTPTL, encoded by the coding sequence GTGAGCACGAGTCAGCAGGCCGACCCGCTGATCGGCCGTCTCGTCGACGGCCGGTACCGGGTTCGCGCGCGCATTGCGCGCGGCGGCATGGCGACCGTGTACGTGGCGACCGACCTGCGGCTCGAACGCCGCGTGGCGCTGAAGGTCATGCACGGCCACCTCAGCGACGACACCGTGTTCCAGAGCCGGTTCATCCAGGAGGCCCGCTCGGCCGCGAGACTGAGCGACCCGCACGTGGTGAACGTGTTCGACCAGGGGCAAGACGGCGAGATGGCCTACCTGGTCATGGAGTACCTGCCCGGCATCACCCTGCGAGAACTCCTGCGCGAGCACAAGCGCCTGACGGTCGATCAGACCCTGACGATCATGGATGCCATCCTGTCGGGCCTCGCGGCCGCGCACCGCGCCGGGATCGTCCACCGCGACGTCAAACCCGAGAACGTGCTCCTCGCCGAGGACGGGCGCATCAAGATCGGCGACTTCGGCCTCGCCCGTGCGACCACCGCCAACACCGCGAGCGGTGCGCAGCTGATGGGGACGATCGCGTACCTCGCGCCCGAGCTGGTGACGCGCGGCACCGCCGACGCCCGCAGCGACATCTACTCGCTCGGCATCATGCTGTACGAGATGCTCGCCGGCGAGCAGCCCTACAAGGGCGAGCAGCCGATGCAGATCGCCTACCAGCACGCGACCGACTCGGTCCCGCGCCCGAGCGCGAAGAACCCCGCCGTCCCCGAGCAGCTCGACGAGCTCGTGCTCTGGTCGACCGAACGCGAGCCCGACGATCGTCCCGTCGATGCGGGCGTGATGCTCCAACGCCTGCGCGAGGTCGAGAAAGAACTGGGCCTCGCCCCCCAGGTGGCGCGAGCCGTCTCGGTGGGAACGGTCGGCCCGGCCACCGCGGCCGAGTCGCGCGAGCTGACGAAGGTGCTCCCCCAGACCGCCACGATCCCCGACGCACCGACCGAGGACGCCGACAACGCGACCCGGTTGCGTGCGAAGACGCGCCGGCGGACCGCTCGGGGAATCTGGTTGCTGCTGCTCGTCCTCGTGCTCGCGGGCGGGTCCGCGACCGCCGGGTGGTACTTCGGCTCGGGGCCCGGCTCACTCGTCGAGGTGCCCGACGTCTCTCAACGGAGCTACGCGGATGCCGAGGCCCTCCTCGCGCAGAACCAGTTGCTCGCGCAGTCCCAGGACGTCAACGACCGGGAGATCCCGGCGGGGACGACGGTCGGCTCCGACCCGACGGCGGGGTCGCGCCTCGACAAGGACACGGTCGTCACGGTCTTCGTCTCGGCCGGACCCGCCACCCACCAGATCCCCGAGCTGCAGGGCAAGAGCCTCAACGAGGTCCAGGGGATCCTGGAGAGCGTCTACGTGGGTGTGACGAGCGTCGCGCAAGAGTTCACCGACGCGGGACCAGACACCGTGCTCTCGGCCTCCATCACTCCCCGCTCCGGCGGCGACGCGATCGACTGCACGGGGGGCTGCACGATCTACGAGGGCGACGCCGCGTCGCTGACGACATCGCTCGGGCCGGTGCCGGACGTGGCGGGCCTGAAGACCGCGGATGCCGAGAGCAAGCTCCAGTCGGTCGGCCTGAAGACGACGACGAGCGAGGAGTACAGCAACTCCGTCGGCTCGGGCACCGTGATCGCGATCGGCGACCGAGACGGAGGCGGCAACTGGCGCCCCGGCGACACCGTCACGCTCCGCGTCTCGATCGGGCCGAAGCCCGTGATGATCCCCGAGAACATCGTCGGCATGACGATCCGCGAGGCGGTGTCGACGCTCGAGAACCTCGGATTCGAGGTGAATGCCGGCATCGACGACGGCACCCTGCCGCTGGGGTTCAAGTACTGGGACATCTACAAGGTGCGCTCGAGCAATCCCAAGGCGGGCACGACCGCGCCGCAGGGCAGCACGGTGACGTTGACGCCGACGCTGTAG
- a CDS encoding class II 3-deoxy-7-phosphoheptulonate synthase, whose product MNQQLHDLDHWRTLPIKQQPQWYDEGAVAAASAELATLPPLVFAGEVDILRDRLARAAAGQAFLLQGGDCAETFAGATAEQIRNRIKTVLQMAVVLTYGASMPVVKMGRMAGQFAKPRSSDVETRGGVTLPAYRGDIVNGYDFTEESRKADPARLLKGYHTAASTLNLIRAFTQGGFADLREVHSWNKGFASTPANQAYESMATEIDRAIKFMEAAGADFDELTRVEFYTGHEGLLMDYERPMTRIDSRTGLPYNTSSHFQWIGERTRELDGAHVDYFSKIRNPIGVKLGPTTTAETALALIDKLDPEREPGRLTFITRMGAGKIRDALPPLLEAVRDSGATPLWVTDPMHGNGITTPTGYKTRRFDDVVDEVRGFFEAHRAVGTHPGGIHVELTGDDVTECLGGSEQIDEATLATRYESLCDPRLNHRQSLELAFLVAEELEKR is encoded by the coding sequence GTGAATCAGCAGCTCCACGACCTCGACCACTGGCGGACCTTGCCCATCAAGCAGCAGCCGCAGTGGTATGACGAGGGCGCGGTGGCCGCGGCATCCGCAGAATTGGCGACCCTCCCGCCGCTGGTCTTCGCCGGCGAAGTCGACATCCTGCGCGATCGTCTCGCTCGTGCCGCCGCCGGTCAGGCCTTCCTTCTGCAGGGCGGTGACTGCGCCGAGACGTTCGCCGGCGCGACCGCCGAGCAGATCCGCAACCGCATCAAGACGGTTCTCCAGATGGCCGTCGTGTTGACCTATGGCGCGTCGATGCCCGTGGTGAAGATGGGTCGCATGGCGGGCCAGTTCGCGAAGCCCCGTTCGAGCGACGTCGAGACCCGCGGGGGAGTCACGCTCCCCGCCTACCGCGGCGACATCGTCAACGGGTACGACTTCACCGAGGAGTCGCGCAAGGCCGATCCCGCCCGCCTCCTCAAGGGCTACCACACGGCCGCGTCGACGCTGAACCTCATCCGCGCCTTCACGCAGGGTGGCTTCGCCGACCTGCGCGAGGTGCACAGCTGGAACAAGGGCTTCGCCTCGACCCCCGCCAATCAGGCGTACGAGAGCATGGCGACCGAGATCGACCGGGCGATCAAGTTCATGGAGGCGGCCGGCGCCGACTTCGACGAGCTGACGCGCGTCGAGTTCTACACCGGCCACGAGGGTCTGCTCATGGACTACGAGCGCCCCATGACCCGCATCGACTCGCGCACCGGCCTGCCCTACAACACCTCGTCGCACTTCCAGTGGATCGGTGAGCGCACCCGCGAGCTCGACGGGGCGCACGTCGACTACTTCTCGAAAATCCGCAACCCCATCGGCGTGAAGCTCGGCCCCACCACGACGGCCGAGACGGCGCTCGCGCTGATCGACAAGCTCGACCCCGAGCGCGAGCCCGGTCGCCTGACGTTCATCACGCGCATGGGCGCCGGCAAGATCCGCGACGCGCTGCCCCCGCTGCTCGAGGCCGTCCGCGACTCGGGCGCCACGCCGCTCTGGGTCACCGACCCGATGCACGGCAACGGCATCACGACGCCCACCGGGTACAAGACGCGTCGCTTCGACGACGTCGTCGACGAGGTGCGCGGCTTCTTCGAGGCCCACCGCGCCGTGGGAACCCACCCCGGCGGCATCCACGTCGAGCTCACCGGCGACGACGTCACCGAGTGCCTGGGCGGGTCGGAGCAGATCGACGAGGCCACCCTCGCGACGCGCTACGAGAGCCTGTGCGACCCCCGTCTGAACCACCGTCAGAGCCTCGAGCTCGCGTTCCTCGTGGCCGAGGAGCTCGAGAAGCGCTGA
- a CDS encoding 1-acyl-sn-glycerol-3-phosphate acyltransferase codes for MFYWLMKYVVIGPVIKAVFRPWLVGRRNIPREGAAILASNHLSFSDSIFLPLMIDRRMAFLAKSDYFTGKGLKGWATRLFFTATGQLPIDRSGGKASEASLNTGLGVLGRGELLGIYPEGTRSPDGTLYRGRTGIARMALEARVPVIPVVMVDTGAVMPIGQRLPRVGRVGIIIGEPLDFSRFDGMEGDRYILRSVTDEIMVALQRLGEQRYEDVYASTVKDRLATARAAKAPASRH; via the coding sequence ATGTTCTACTGGCTCATGAAGTACGTCGTGATCGGACCGGTCATCAAGGCCGTGTTCCGTCCGTGGCTCGTGGGTCGGCGGAACATCCCGCGCGAGGGCGCGGCGATCCTGGCGAGCAACCACCTGTCATTCTCCGACTCGATCTTCCTGCCCCTGATGATCGACCGGCGGATGGCGTTCCTGGCCAAGAGCGACTACTTCACGGGCAAGGGGCTGAAGGGCTGGGCCACGCGCCTGTTCTTCACGGCCACCGGCCAACTGCCGATCGATCGTTCCGGGGGCAAGGCATCTGAGGCGTCGCTGAACACGGGCCTCGGGGTCCTCGGTCGCGGGGAGCTCCTGGGCATCTATCCCGAGGGGACGCGCAGCCCCGACGGCACGCTCTACCGTGGCCGTACGGGCATCGCACGCATGGCGCTCGAAGCGCGAGTCCCGGTCATCCCGGTGGTCATGGTCGACACCGGTGCGGTCATGCCCATCGGCCAGCGATTGCCGCGCGTGGGACGCGTGGGCATCATCATCGGAGAGCCCCTCGACTTCTCTCGATTCGACGGCATGGAGGGGGACCGCTACATCCTGCGGTCCGTCACCGACGAGATCATGGTGGCCCTTCAGCGCCTCGGCGAGCAGCGGTACGAGGACGTCTACGCCTCGACGGTGAAGGACCGTCTGGCCACTGCCCGGGCGGCGAAGGCGCCCGCGTCGCGCCACTAG